The region AACGGCTCGCCAATCCCGGTGGACTCGATCAGAATGTAGTCCAGATCTAGCTCGGACAGCGCGCGCAGCTCATGCAATAGGTCTTCGCGCAGGGTGCAGCAGATGCAGCCGTTCGACATCTCGACCATCTTCTCCGAGGTGTGCCGCACCAGCGCGGCATCCACATTGACCTGGCCGAATTCGTTTACGATTACCGCGATCTTCTTGCCGTGTTGGTGGTGCAAAAGATGGTTTATATGGGTAGTTTTACCAGCTCCCAGGAAACCGACCAGTACCGAGGTGGGGATAGGCTTTCCCATAAGAAAATGGGAATGCATTATCAATAGTGGGCTGTCAAGCCCGGCTATCAACGCCTTGGAGGGCCAAAGGAGTATCCGCGGTGAAGATTCTCATCTGAACCCCGCCCCAAGCGTTCCGCAAAGCGCCAGCAAAAGCTCATCTACGACCGCTTCGAAGGGCAGCGCTACCCGGCTATCGCCGCAAACATACGCCGCGGGCGGGGAACCAAAAATAAGAACCGACCTAGCGGATTTCTCCTCCGCCTAAAGGTCACTGAACCCGTGACTGTTTTTGGCAAGAGGGTGGAAGCGAACTTTGCAGCAATGGCCATCAAGCACCGTTTCGACGTGGGGGGCACCTCAGCCAGCATGGCTTGGTTGTGGGTCTAGGCATACAGCACTGAGTGCCCGCTCACCTAAAGCGCGCCCCAGGGTAGCCAGACAAACCTGAGCCTCGAGCCTGTGCTATGCTTGCGCCGAGCCGCAAGGCTCGTACTCTTCCTTCGGGGCGGGGTGAAACTCCCCACCGGCGGTGAGCCCTCGGCCTCTTTTAGGCCGCGGGAGAAGCCCGCGAAGCCCAGGAAGTCTGCAGCATCTTGGGCCCGATTCGGTGAGAATCCGAAGCCGACCGTGATGCCTATTTATGGCTGAGTCGGGATGGGAGAAGGAGGCAAGCTCGGGCATCCCTGTGCTCGGGCGCGAAAGTGTGTGAACCCCTAGACTCAGGTGTACAGATCCGTGACGGCCCGGACGTGGCGTTTATGCGCCAGGCTTTGGAGCTTGCCGCGCAGGGCATTGGCCGCACCAGCCCCAATCCCCCGGTTGGATGTGTGTTGGTGCGCGGAGCAGAGGTGGTAGGGCGGGGTTTTCATCCCCGTGCCGGGGAGCCCCACGCCGAGGTCCTGGCCCTTCGCCAGGCAGGAGAGCGGGCTCAGGGAGCCACCGCCTACATCACCCTCGAGCCCTGCGCCCACTACGGGCGCACCCCACCCTGTGCCCAGGCCCTCATCGAGGCCGGGGTGGCGCGGGTAGTAGTGGCGACCACCGATCCCAATCCCCAGGTAAGTGGCCGTGGGCTCGAGCAGTTGGCGCGGGCCGGGGTGGCGGTGACGACAGGGCTTCTTCGGGACGAAGCCGAGCGGCAACAGGAGGTCTTTCGCCACTGGATCGCTCACCGCGAGCCCTTCGTGGTGTTCAAGACCGCCCTGAGCCTAGACGGAAAAACCGCCACCGTGGCCGGTGATGCGCGCTGGGTGAGCGGCGAGGCAGCACGGGAGCGGGTTCAGTTGCTGCGCGATGAGCTGGATGCGGTGGTGGTGGGGGTCGGGACAGTCTTGACCGATGACCCCTGGCTTACCTGTCGCCTAAGGGAACCGGCGGTTCCCCACCGTGTCCCCCGCGACCCGGTCAAAGTGGTGTTCGACACGCACGCCCGGACCCCTCCCCGGGCCCGCTTGTTCGCCCCGGGTCCGCGGGGAGAAGCGGCGCGGGTGCTTCTCCTGATTGCTGAAGGGGCCGATCCTGCGCGGGTAGAGGAGTTGCGCCAGGCGGGCGCCGAGGTGGTGCGGTTAGAGGCTGGCCCCGACGGCAGGCCCCGCCTGGAAGCGGCTTTGCAAGCCCTGGAAGCACGGGGATTGACCGGGTTGCTGCTGGAGGGGGGCTCGGTCCTGGCGGGTAGCTTTTTCGATGCGGGCAAGGTGCACAAGGTAGTAGCCTTCGTCGCCCCCAAGCTGGTAGGTGGCCGCGGTCCTACGCCCTTGGCCGGGAACGGGGTGGCGCGGATGTCCCAGGCTAGGCACCTCGAGCGCGTTCGGGTCGAGCCTCTGGGAACGGACGTGCTGGTAGAGGGGTATCTCTTAGAAGCTTGGTCTCGCGCCGATGCCTAGCGGAGGCGGTCAGACCTGTTTGGGTGGGTTTTGATTGCTGGCCCCCGATGGGTCCGCAGACGGGTAATTGGAGGGAGTCCGATGTTTACAGGTATCGTAGAGGAAGTGGGCCAGGTGGTGGCGGCCCGCCAGGCAGGGGAAAATCGGGTGGTTACCATCCACGCCCGGAAGGTTGTGGAGGATTTGCGGGTGGGGGATTCGGTGGCCTGTAGCGGCGCGTGCCTCACGGTGGTGGCCTGCGAGCCTGAGGGCTTTACCGTAGAGCTCTCCCAGGAGACGCTGGCCAAGACCGCGCCGCGCTGGAGCGTGGGTGCGCGCCTCAACCTAGAGCGGGCCTTGCGGGCGGATGGACGTTTGGGCGGCCACGTAGTCACCGGGCACGTAGACGGCACCGGCAAGGTGCGTGGGGTACGGCCCAACCCGGGAGCCATGGAGGTGACGATCCAGGTTCCCCAGGGGCTCAGGCCCTATCTGGTCCCCAAGGGCTCGGTGTGTGTAGATGGGGTTTCGCTCACGGTGGTGGAGGTGAAGGAGGAGGCTTTCTCAGTATGGCTCATCCCCCACACCCTGGCGGTCACCACCCTGGGCCAGCTGGAGCCGGGGGCAGTGGTCAACCTCGAGGCGGACATCCTGGCCAAATACCTCGAGCGGATGCTGGAAGCCCGGGAGGTGTTGCGATGAGCGGGGTTGCCCCCATCGAGGAGATTCTCGAGGAAATTCGGCAGGGCCGACCCGTGCTGATGGTGGACGATGAATATCGCGAGAACGAAGGGGATTTTGTCCTGGCAGCGGAGCATGCTACCCCGCAGATGATCAACCTGATGCTGCGGGAGGGACGGGGCCTGGTCTGTCTGGCCCTCACCGCCCCGCGGGCCCAGGCCTTGGGCTTGGAACCGATGGTTGCCTACAATACCGACCCCAACGGCACGGCTTTTACCGTCTCGGTGGACCACCGCTCCGCTGGCACCGGGATCAGCGCCTTCGACCGCGCCCTCACCATTCGGGCTTGCCTGGACCCCACC is a window of Allomeiothermus silvanus DSM 9946 DNA encoding:
- a CDS encoding riboflavin synthase, translating into MFTGIVEEVGQVVAARQAGENRVVTIHARKVVEDLRVGDSVACSGACLTVVACEPEGFTVELSQETLAKTAPRWSVGARLNLERALRADGRLGGHVVTGHVDGTGKVRGVRPNPGAMEVTIQVPQGLRPYLVPKGSVCVDGVSLTVVEVKEEAFSVWLIPHTLAVTTLGQLEPGAVVNLEADILAKYLERMLEAREVLR
- the ribD gene encoding bifunctional diaminohydroxyphosphoribosylaminopyrimidine deaminase/5-amino-6-(5-phosphoribosylamino)uracil reductase RibD, whose amino-acid sequence is MRQALELAAQGIGRTSPNPPVGCVLVRGAEVVGRGFHPRAGEPHAEVLALRQAGERAQGATAYITLEPCAHYGRTPPCAQALIEAGVARVVVATTDPNPQVSGRGLEQLARAGVAVTTGLLRDEAERQQEVFRHWIAHREPFVVFKTALSLDGKTATVAGDARWVSGEAARERVQLLRDELDAVVVGVGTVLTDDPWLTCRLREPAVPHRVPRDPVKVVFDTHARTPPRARLFAPGPRGEAARVLLLIAEGADPARVEELRQAGAEVVRLEAGPDGRPRLEAALQALEARGLTGLLLEGGSVLAGSFFDAGKVHKVVAFVAPKLVGGRGPTPLAGNGVARMSQARHLERVRVEPLGTDVLVEGYLLEAWSRADA